TGCCTGGACGGCATCAAGCACTTTGATGGCTTCGGACATGATTTCCGGTCCGATGCCATCACCAGCCAGCACGGCTATTGTTTTCATTATCTGCTATCCTCTGCTGTAATCCATGAAATGCATTGTTTGAACAACGGGCGAAGAAGACAATGCGGAGAGTTAACCATCCCGTTGGCTTACCTGTCAAGCAGATTTACCGTATGTGATTTACCGTATGCGGCTGGATTCAGCCTGGCATGTGAGGAATTACCCCTCCAGGGTGCTAAGGCAGGCGGTGGACGGCAGTTGCTTTGAAGGAGGCAAAAAGTGTGCTGCCGTCGGCGATGCGAAGATCGAACAGGGCCTGTTTGGTGATCAGGGAGCGGAAAAGTATGGACTCAATGCTGACTGCCACTTCATAGTGAACCCCTTGGGGAATAATGCTGGTGACAGTTCCCTTAAGTGAGTTCTGGATACTTGAAACCAGGGGCTGCCGACTTAAAACAATATCTTCCGGTCTGATGGCAACATAGCCTTGCTGTGGTTTCATCTCCTGCCCCAGTTCCAGTGAAAAAGAGCCGATAGTTGCCTTGGTTCCTTCAAAATGAGCGATAAAAAGATTTTTCATGCCGACAAAACTGGCGACAAATGGGGACGAAGGCTGTTGAAAAATTTCCTCCATGGTTCCCATCTGTTCCAGACGGCCCTGATTGAGTACCGCAGCTTTGGTTGCCAGGGATAACGCTTCGGCAAAATCATGGGTTACCATGAGAAAGGTGGTATTGGAATGGTGATGCAGGGCTTTGAGGTGATATTTCAGCTCTTCACGAAATTGGGGGTCGAGGGCTGAAAGGGGCTCATCAAGGAGAAGCACAGCCGGTTCAACGGCCAGGGCACGGGCCAGTGCCACCCGTTGCTGTTCACCGCCGCTGAGGGTGGTCGGAGGACGGTGAAGCAGCGGTGCCAGGGCGAGGGTGTCTATAAGTTTTTGTATACGGGCAGTGGATTTTTTCCTGGAGTGGGGTTGAAAACGCAGACCATAGAGGATGTTTTGTTCAACCGTCAGATGGGGAAAGAGGGCATAGTCCTGATAGACGATGCTGATGTTCCGTTTTTCGGGTACCAGATTGGTGACCTCTCGGCCACCAATGCTGATGGTCCCGTGAGATACCGGGATAATGCCGGCGATAGCCTCCAGCAGGATTGTTTTGCCGGCCCCGGTTGGTCCCATGAGAATGAAAAATTCATTTTCCTTAATATCCAGACAGATATCGGTCAAACGAAATTCAGCCAGATGGATGTTCAGATTATGAACGGTGATCATCGAACGCAAAAAGCATTTCCTCAGTTGGCGGTTGTCAGAATGGTGCCGAAGGTTTAGAAGTTATAGCGAATGCCGGCTGAAGAGACAAAGATGTTTTCGTCCGCATTGCCATCCTGTGAATCTTTTTCATAGAAATCCAAGGCATCGTCGGCAAAAAGGTAGCCGGCGCTGATGCCGAAGACGAGATTATCATAGATCTTGTAGGTGAGGTAATCGTCAATTTCAAAGCCAATTGTATTGTCGCTCTGGTTGCCATACTCAATATCTTCGGCAGTCATCATATACATGACTGCACCGTCGAGGGTCACCTTTTTACTGGCTTGATAATCAGCAGCCAGTTTGTTCATGATAAACCCTTTATTGAGAAGATAATCCTTTTCGGTGAAATAATCATCTTCGACATAACGGTTTTTAAAAATACAGATATTGTCGGGGCGGTCAATATCGACGGCCATGAAGGCATTGAAATCATTGTCGCCGGGATC
The Candidatus Anaeroferrophillus wilburensis genome window above contains:
- a CDS encoding ABC transporter ATP-binding protein, whose translation is MITVHNLNIHLAEFRLTDICLDIKENEFFILMGPTGAGKTILLEAIAGIIPVSHGTISIGGREVTNLVPEKRNISIVYQDYALFPHLTVEQNILYGLRFQPHSRKKSTARIQKLIDTLALAPLLHRPPTTLSGGEQQRVALARALAVEPAVLLLDEPLSALDPQFREELKYHLKALHHHSNTTFLMVTHDFAEALSLATKAAVLNQGRLEQMGTMEEIFQQPSSPFVASFVGMKNLFIAHFEGTKATIGSFSLELGQEMKPQQGYVAIRPEDIVLSRQPLVSSIQNSLKGTVTSIIPQGVHYEVAVSIESILFRSLITKQALFDLRIADGSTLFASFKATAVHRLP